A single region of the Lates calcarifer isolate ASB-BC8 linkage group LG16_LG22, TLL_Latcal_v3, whole genome shotgun sequence genome encodes:
- the trim8a gene encoding E3 ubiquitin-protein ligase TRIM8a translates to MDASWKNCLEEELLCPICLNVFDEPIQLPCKHNFCKGCISEAWAKDNAAVRCPECNHDYNQKPTLEKNFKLANIVKRFNALNTEKVPAVLQCVLCRRGPPLPVRKVCLRCKEPCCQTHIQTHLQQPCAAPGHLLVDAEELSAWTCPSHEEYRLLHCEEEQVALCPFCCISHCTNQRHTVCDVDTQRIQMQAMLMRQQDRLEGRVQNIDEQLTKLESDKTLMKDAVSELKERVRAQYQRMHTLLEANQAETMQMLESTCTMYVRKNSQQVLQLNERRQEAEKLLSSVQTFFHRADSINFIKNTKPYQLLIDRSNAHLSSSIPPLRVGQLNSHHLLSELSTREKNLRKMLEEPFNEAPILEIVQSHSSTPGSQTGTSSGLQKRKYSMAFLGSNTENSTSQDPLPLLYSSKKPFLPDQSHRASSMYSSEGLSQNPHASPSHSRLLDTSAHHMVGLGSSSSHHSGTIFPPAHFPSGGASQQAMYEGRKVLMCTLNNCCCSRAPTARARPPYPASDSFPSMTSQEFPPHAPLPASQPLQHFPIRGLMEASQTARHPDFYGLYGQSSTKHYGTK, encoded by the exons ATGGATGCAAGTTGGAAAAACTGCTTGGAAGAGGAGCTTTTGTGTCCCATTTGCCTGAATGTTTTTGATGAACCCATCCAGCTGCCATGCAAGCACAACTTCTGCAAGGGCTGCATCTCGGAGGCCTGGGCCAAAGACAACGCTGCGGTCCGCTGTCCTGAGTGCAACCATGACTACAACCAGAAACCCACACTGGAGAAGAACTTTAAGCTTGCCAACATAGTCAAGCGGTTTAACGCGTTGAACACTGAGAAAGTCCCTGCTGTGCTACAGTGTGTCCTCTGCAGACGAGGCCCCCCGCTGCCTGTGAGGAAGGTCTGCCTGCGCTGTAAGGAGCCCTGCTGCCAAACTCATATCCAGACCCACCTACAGCAGCCGTGTGCAGCCCCTGGACACCTGTTAGTTGACGCTGAGGAGCTGAGCGCTTGGACCTGTCCCAGTCATGAGGAGTACAGGCTACTCCACTGTGAGGAAGAGCAGGTGGCTCTGTGTCCATTCTGCTGCATCTCTCACTGCACTAACCAAAGACATACAGTCTGCGATGTGGATACACAGCGCATACAAATGCAG GCCATGCTAATGAGGCAGCAAGACAGACTGGAGGGTCGTGTTCAGAACATCGATGAGCAGCTCACCAAGCTGGAGTCAGACAAGACATTGATGAAG gatgCAGTGTCTGAACTGAAGGAGCGTGTGAGGGCCCAGTATCAGAGGATGCATACGTTGCTAGAAGCGAACCAAGCTGAAACCATGCAGATGCTGGAGAGCACCTGCACCATGTATGTGAGGAAAAACTCCCAGCAGGTCCTGCAGCTCAACGAGAGGCGTCAGGAGGCGGAAAAACTCCTGAGCTCAGTACAAACGTTCTTCCATAGAGCGGACAGCATTAACTTCATTaag AATACAAAACCATACCAGCTGCTAATAGACAG gtcaAATGCACACCTGAGTAGTTCCATCCCTCCGCTCAGAGTGGGCCAGCTCAACTCTCATCATTTGCTATCTGAACTCTCAACAAGAGAGAAGAACCTGCGAAAAATGCTGGAAG AACCGTTCAACGAGGCACCTATTCTTGAGATTGTCCAGTCTCACAGCAGCACTCCTGGCTCCCAAACTGGGACTAGTTCAGGACTACAGAAGAGGAAATACAGCATGGCCTTCCTGGGGAGTAACACAGAAAACTCCACCTCCCAGGACCCTCTGCCATTGCTCTACAGCAGCAAAAAACCCTTCCTGCCTGACCAGAGCCATCGTGCTTCATCCATGTACTCCTCTGAAGGCCTCTCCCAGAATCCTCACGCTAGTCCCAGCCATAGTCGGCTCCTTGACACTTCAGCCCATCACATGGTGGGTCTAGGGTCCAGCTCTAGCCACCACTCAGGGACCATATTTCCCCCTGCCCACTTCCCTAGCGGAGGTGCCTCGCAACAAGCCATGTACGAGGGGAGGAAGGTACTGATGTGCACTCTGaataactgctgctgctccagggCTCCCACTGCTCGTGCCCGGCCTCCGTACCCAGCATCGGACTCTTTCCCCTCCATGACCTCTCAGGAGTTTCCTCCACATGCCCCACTACCTGCAAGTCAGCCGCTGCAGCATTTTCCCATCAGGGGGCTGATGGAAGCCTCACAGACGGCCAGGCACCCTGACTTCTACGGGCTGTACGGCCAGTCTTCAACCAAGCATTATGGGACCAAGTGA